The following DNA comes from Mesorhizobium sp. B2-1-8.
CAGCCAAAGCCCACGCAGGCAATCGACAATTGCGGTCGTTACTCGTCAGATGCCTCGACCTTCGGCTGCCGCCCAGTCCTCCAGGATTTCGAAACATGGCTCACATGATCGGCCAGCGCGGCGAGATGACCACGCAGGCCGCGCGCGCCCATCATCGATGACAGCGTGACTGACTGCGTGGCGAAGCGCCGCTTGAAATCCTCGCCGCCGCAGAGAAAGTCAATTGTGGCAAGACCACGGTCGAGCGACCACTGGATATAGTCCATCATCAGTACCATGCCCGGCGAGCCGCGCTCATATTCGGGATCGTAGGTGGTGACGAAAGCCATCATCGTGCCGTGCTGTTCGAAATTGATCGAGACGGCGACGATCGTGTCGTCAAGCTCCAGCACGAAGATGCGCAACAGCCCGAGGTCGGCCAGCACCGAAATGAGCGCGGCGAGAACCGGCGAGCCCTTATCGAACAGATCCGAGGCACGACCATGCCGGGCGAGCCAGAGGCGCTTCAGCGTCGCGACCCGCTCGAGCACCGGCTCACGCGGGTCCTCCGCATCCAGGAGCCGGAAACGCAAAGCACCGCTCTCTTCCATGAACTTGCGGCCACGACGATAGTTCTGCCGGCCCTTCTTGGACAACGTCTCGAACCATTCCGCCCCGCGCTGCCAGGGACCCGCGACACGATAGCTGATTTCAGTGCGGTGGTTGGGCCGAAGCGCCTTGCCATGGGCCGGTTCCAGCAGGGCATGAACACCGGCATCCGGCAGCAAACGGTTGAGATAGATCAGGTCGAAGCCGCCCTGGTCAAAAACATACTGCCAAAGTCGGGAGATCGCCCGCGGGTCGCTGTCGGGTGCAACCAGCGCGTCGCAATAGTCACTGTGATCCTTCGCCGCCCATTCGAGCATGCGGACGCCGGAGCGCCTAAAGGTCGCGAGCGCTATCACGCCATCGAGCCGGTCGCCGTTCCAGGCAAGCCCGATCCTGAGTGCGCGCCGCTCCTGATGCGGGGTGGTGCGCCACCAAGCCGCGATCCAGTCCGGGTGCTGGAAGACAAGCCCGCCAGCCCGCTGCCAGAGCGCGCTCCAGGCCGGTGCGATCTCGGCCAGGCGCACCGCCGATGTCACGACTTCGAAGGTACGTGTCCGCGGGACCGCAAGCACAACGGGAGCGTTCATGGCCGTGTCCCTTCCG
Coding sequences within:
- a CDS encoding GNAT family N-acetyltransferase, yielding MNAPVVLAVPRTRTFEVVTSAVRLAEIAPAWSALWQRAGGLVFQHPDWIAAWWRTTPHQERRALRIGLAWNGDRLDGVIALATFRRSGVRMLEWAAKDHSDYCDALVAPDSDPRAISRLWQYVFDQGGFDLIYLNRLLPDAGVHALLEPAHGKALRPNHRTEISYRVAGPWQRGAEWFETLSKKGRQNYRRGRKFMEESGALRFRLLDAEDPREPVLERVATLKRLWLARHGRASDLFDKGSPVLAALISVLADLGLLRIFVLELDDTIVAVSINFEQHGTMMAFVTTYDPEYERGSPGMVLMMDYIQWSLDRGLATIDFLCGGEDFKRRFATQSVTLSSMMGARGLRGHLAALADHVSHVSKSWRTGRQPKVEASDE